TATGAGTGGTGGACATCAGACGGCAACCGCCGACTCTTACAGTATATACTTCATCTCCGGACTCGCCGACATGAACCAGTACGCCGGGTTCCAGGATTTCATGGTGAGACCATTTGCCTTTGTTCTTTGCGATAACAGGAGGATAAAATTCGTTATAGTCTCTGGGACCGATGTCTGTAATTCTGTTTTCCATCGGTTTAGCGGGATTATACCCTGTAGAAATAAAAGCCATTATATATCTCCCTTTTTATCTTAAGTGATGTTTTCTGTATTCGTCAACGTCACGTTCCCAGCCGCCTTCTACCTCGTCTTCTTTCCAGAAGATGTAGGGGTTGGTTCTCGGGTAGGCAACATGCTGAGGCATCGCTTCGATACCGGTGACTTCCAGAAGTTTCTGGAAACCCTGGCGCATAATCAGCTCGCCAAGACGTTCACGGTTCTTGCCTTCTTCCATCCACCAATCCCAAACGTTTTCAATGATTTCAGTAATTTCTTCGTAATCATTGTCGGCATTGACTTCAACAAAGGGGACCAGCAGGGAGCCCATCTGGGCACCGTCAAGGATCGGAGCCTTGGCACCGCAGAGAATGGACAGACCGGTTTCTTTACCAATCTTCAAAGCTCTGGGCATAACGTTGATACAATGCATGCAGCGGGTGCAGTTGGCATTATCAATGGTCAGGGTTTTGTTTTCAAACTTCATGCAGCCTGTGGGGCAAAGTCCGATAACTTCTTTTTCAATGTCAAATGGACCCCAGTCTTTACCTTTATGGGCACCGGCATTGGCAGGATATGCAGCATCGTTTTCAACATATTTGTTAACTGCGTCTTGATCAATGCGAATGTCGTCTTTCCAAGTACCGATAAAGGACATATCGGAACGTGCAATAGAAGCAACACAGCAGTTGGGGCAGCCGTCAA
Above is a window of uncultured Desulfobacter sp. DNA encoding:
- the dsrA gene encoding dissimilatory-type sulfite reductase subunit alpha; the encoded protein is MAKHETPLLDELENGPWPSFVSDLKQQAEVRAKNEKGVEFQIPQDCVDDLLGVVELSYKHGRTHWKHGGIVGVFGYGGGVIGRYCDQPKLFPGVEHFHTMRVNQPCGKYYSTEYLRQLTDLWDFRGSGVTNMHGATGDIILLGTTTPQLEEVFWTLTHDFNQDLGGSGSNLRTPADCLGQSRCEYSCYDTSALCHYLTNEYQDELHRPAFPYKFKFKFDGCPNCCVASIARSDMSFIGTWKDDIRIDQDAVNKYVENDAAYPANAGAHKGKDWGPFDIEKEVIGLCPTGCMKFENKTLTIDNANCTRCMHCINVMPRALKIGKETGLSILCGAKAPILDGAQMGSLLVPFVEVNADNDYEEITEIIENVWDWWMEEGKNRERLGELIMRQGFQKLLEVTGIEAMPQHVAYPRTNPYIFWKEDEVEGGWERDVDEYRKHHLR